From the genome of Candidatus Methylacidiphilales bacterium, one region includes:
- a CDS encoding peptidylprolyl isomerase, with protein sequence MRSLLLLAAMFTIQAVFGSPKLDDEVVVFETSFGKIVAVLWPQEAPATVANFKKLISEKFYDGTSFHRVIKDFLVQGGDPLSRDPRNRNVGTGGPGYFIKAEHNNQPHTKGVLSMARDERNPDSAGSQFFFCLKDRPELNGKYTAFGKVIEGFEVLDQIAGVEVTFNHAGERSLPITRVGLNLVKLEKQQEYAEVIARLDRQHRDHSLMEALKGKTTKDPNAPPAATPPPPNVTDETEVLLIKTTLGEMSFVLWDQEAPHAVNYVKNLIRRRYYDETAIHRVIPRFMIQGGCPFSRDFKSRLVGTGGREEAQGVEFEYLDRVPQRGFIGLARQEGDRSSIGTQFFVCLDELPEIQNRYPLFGQLFKGESTLNAISGVEVTYGKAGEKSKPVQPVILNEARLIPAKEARLRP encoded by the coding sequence ATGCGATCCCTCCTTTTACTTGCAGCCATGTTTACGATTCAGGCGGTATTCGGCTCACCGAAACTAGACGACGAAGTAGTGGTATTTGAAACTTCATTTGGCAAAATAGTGGCCGTCTTGTGGCCTCAGGAGGCACCGGCGACGGTAGCCAACTTTAAGAAGTTAATTAGTGAAAAATTCTATGACGGCACAAGTTTTCATCGCGTAATTAAGGATTTTCTCGTGCAAGGAGGAGATCCACTCAGTCGAGATCCTCGAAACCGCAACGTCGGAACAGGAGGGCCCGGCTACTTTATCAAAGCTGAACATAATAACCAGCCGCATACAAAGGGCGTTCTTTCTATGGCCAGGGACGAAAGAAACCCGGACTCTGCAGGCAGTCAGTTCTTCTTTTGCCTAAAGGATCGTCCTGAACTCAACGGCAAATATACAGCATTCGGCAAGGTAATTGAAGGTTTTGAAGTCCTAGACCAAATTGCAGGTGTAGAAGTGACGTTTAATCATGCCGGCGAAAGAAGTCTGCCGATTACTCGTGTTGGACTCAACCTGGTAAAACTTGAAAAGCAACAAGAATACGCTGAGGTTATCGCACGTCTTGATCGGCAACACCGTGATCACTCACTCATGGAGGCTCTGAAGGGCAAGACAACAAAAGATCCCAATGCCCCACCAGCAGCGACTCCTCCTCCGCCAAATGTTACTGATGAAACAGAAGTGCTCCTTATTAAAACAACGCTAGGTGAGATGAGTTTTGTATTGTGGGATCAAGAAGCTCCACATGCTGTCAATTATGTGAAAAATCTAATTCGCCGACGTTACTACGATGAGACTGCCATACACAGGGTGATTCCACGCTTCATGATACAAGGTGGATGTCCCTTTAGCCGAGATTTCAAAAGTCGATTGGTTGGAACAGGAGGGCGTGAGGAAGCTCAAGGTGTTGAATTCGAGTATCTAGACCGTGTCCCTCAACGAGGCTTCATCGGACTGGCCAGACAAGAGGGCGACCGATCTTCTATAGGCACTCAGTTTTTTGTCTGCTTAGATGAGCTTCCAGAAATACAAAATCGTTACCCATTATTCGGTCAGCTTTTTAAGGGAGAGTCCACACTGAATGCCATTAGTGGAGTTGAAGTGACCTATGGAAAAGCAGGAGAGAAGTCAAAGCCAGTCCAACCGGTCATATTAAATGAAGCGCGGCTTATTCCAGCCAAAGAAGCTCGTCTAAGGCCATAG
- a CDS encoding ABC transporter ATP-binding protein codes for MVIVDVQNFSKHYAGVKAVRNISFQIQKGEIVGFLGPNGAGKSSTMRSIAGYLPPTHGSIKVEGYDVVSQSLEVRRRVGYMPENVPLYNDMRVRQYLHYRARLKGVPASKVQEAVRNALEKCSLKDVQNKIIGHLSKGYRQRVGLADALIHDPSVLILDEPTIGLDPHQIRAVRDLIKEIGKQHTIILSSHILHEVEMTCNRVIIIHRGKIEASDSTENLTRIVRRGVGGINIELSGPLDSILEEFKRHPQVDNIQTKDSTADGWFSLHLTTKDNSDIREDLYQIVRKNNWNLRELSRTRTTLEDVFVELTQD; via the coding sequence ATGGTCATCGTAGACGTTCAGAACTTTTCAAAGCACTACGCGGGCGTAAAAGCCGTCCGCAATATTTCTTTCCAAATACAAAAGGGCGAAATCGTGGGCTTTTTAGGCCCTAACGGTGCCGGGAAAAGTTCCACGATGCGGTCTATTGCCGGATATTTACCTCCCACCCACGGATCGATCAAAGTCGAAGGATACGATGTTGTCTCCCAATCCTTAGAAGTGCGTCGGCGTGTGGGATATATGCCGGAAAACGTCCCGCTCTACAACGACATGCGCGTGCGCCAATATCTTCACTACAGAGCTCGGCTGAAGGGCGTCCCAGCAAGCAAAGTTCAAGAGGCCGTCCGAAATGCTCTTGAAAAGTGCAGCCTAAAGGATGTTCAAAATAAAATCATTGGTCATCTTTCAAAAGGATATCGCCAGCGTGTGGGATTAGCAGACGCCCTAATCCACGATCCCAGTGTATTGATCCTAGATGAGCCCACCATAGGCCTAGACCCTCATCAAATCCGCGCTGTCCGCGATTTGATCAAGGAAATAGGGAAACAGCATACCATCATCCTCTCCTCACACATACTTCACGAGGTCGAAATGACCTGCAACCGAGTCATTATCATTCATCGTGGCAAAATAGAGGCTTCAGACAGCACAGAAAACCTTACCCGCATCGTCAGAAGAGGTGTAGGCGGAATCAATATTGAACTCTCTGGACCGCTAGACTCCATTCTTGAGGAATTCAAAAGACATCCTCAGGTAGATAATATCCAAACCAAAGACTCCACCGCCGATGGCTGGTTCTCCCTACACCTGACGACCAAAGATAATTCCGACATACGCGAAGACCTCTACCAAATCGTTCGAAAAAACAACTGGAACCTACGAGAACTTTCCCGCACTCGCACAACGCTTGAAGATGTATTCGTCGAGCTCACCCAAGATTAG